Proteins from one Pseudomonas grandcourensis genomic window:
- a CDS encoding extracellular solute-binding protein, whose amino-acid sequence MSKKVKSTRFAAASFAVAGLALSCFTAFAQAAEPKELFFYNWTDYYPVELLAKFEKETGIKVTMDGYDSNETLLAKLQAGGAAYDVIVPSQSIMRTLINQDLLLEIDASALPNFQYVKPAFRDPSFDPGRKFSAPYLWGTTGFSYDSARVPGGKLDDSWKEFFEPRKELQGQLAALDTSSSVINAASHYLNVDECSENPQDAKRILELLQKQKPFLKMYSSDNTVDRMASGEVIMMQNWNGSTARATLQKSTIKYVYPKEGLAMFQDNFAVPKSAPHPGNAKIFIDWMMKPENAAAVSNAIAYDNGIQSDKLIDAKWRVMDAINMPDEFASRLRPEKECSNKARELQDRIWAKLKG is encoded by the coding sequence ATGAGCAAGAAAGTGAAAAGCACCCGTTTCGCTGCTGCCAGTTTCGCCGTTGCCGGTCTGGCCTTGAGTTGCTTCACCGCGTTCGCCCAAGCTGCCGAGCCCAAGGAGCTGTTCTTCTACAACTGGACCGACTACTACCCGGTCGAGCTTTTGGCCAAGTTCGAAAAGGAGACCGGGATCAAGGTCACCATGGATGGCTACGACAGCAACGAAACCCTGCTGGCCAAGCTGCAGGCCGGCGGTGCCGCGTATGACGTGATCGTGCCGTCGCAATCGATCATGCGCACCCTGATCAACCAGGACCTGCTGCTGGAAATCGACGCCTCGGCCCTGCCCAACTTCCAGTACGTCAAACCGGCGTTCCGCGACCCGAGCTTCGACCCGGGGCGCAAGTTCTCGGCACCGTACCTGTGGGGCACCACCGGGTTCTCCTATGACAGCGCCCGAGTGCCCGGCGGCAAGCTCGACGACTCGTGGAAAGAGTTCTTCGAGCCGCGCAAGGAACTGCAAGGCCAACTCGCCGCCCTCGACACCTCCAGCAGCGTGATCAACGCCGCCAGCCATTACCTGAATGTCGACGAATGCAGCGAAAACCCCCAGGACGCCAAGCGCATCCTCGAACTGCTGCAAAAACAGAAGCCCTTCCTGAAGATGTACAGCTCGGACAACACCGTCGACCGCATGGCCTCCGGTGAAGTGATCATGATGCAGAACTGGAACGGTTCTACAGCGCGGGCCACCTTGCAGAAGAGCACCATCAAATACGTGTATCCGAAGGAAGGCCTGGCGATGTTCCAGGACAACTTCGCCGTGCCGAAAAGCGCGCCGCACCCTGGCAACGCGAAGATTTTCATCGACTGGATGATGAAACCGGAAAACGCCGCCGCCGTGTCCAACGCCATCGCCTACGACAACGGCATCCAGAGCGACAAGCTGATCGACGCCAAGTGGCGGGTGATGGACGCCATCAACATGCCCGACGAATTCGCCTCACGCCTGCGCCCGGAAAAG